The DNA region TGCCCATAATTGGGTTTTATTTGGGGAAAAGTTTTGTTTTCTATATTGTAAATTTTGACCACTGGATTGCCTTTGCCCTGCTGGCCTTTATCGGCGGTAAGATGATTTTTGAAACCCTGTCAAAAAGGGATAAGGACCAGGAAGAAAAGACCCTTGAGGAAAGCCATGCTGAAAAAAAATCAGGGGATATACGGGATATAAAAACCCTTTTAATACTTGCCCTGGCCACCAGCATTGATGCCCTGGCTGTGGGCATATCCTTAAGCATTATGGACCAGGGCATTTGGCTTTCAGCAGCCCTTATCGGGGGCATTACCTTTACGATCTGTATTTTAGGCTTTGACTTCGGCAAACGTATCGGAATGATAGTTGCCAAGGGCGCCCAGCTTGCGGGGGGCATTATCCTCATCGGAATCGGCGTTAAAATCGTGGTGGAGCATCTTTTTTTGTAAGCCGGTGTTATCGGCGGAGAGCTTGTATTTGGCAACGATATGTGCTAACTTATTGAAATTAACGCCGCTTAACGCGGCAGGCTCTAAGAGCCTGCTTACGCAGGGGAGGGCGCGGCGCACTGGGCTGACTAAAGTCAGCCCGCCGTTGGTCGGTGCGGTGGCCTTTATTGGGCGCCGACGCGTGCTAACTTATTGAAATTAACGCCGCTTAACGCGGCGCTTTGCCGGCGTGGTGGAATGGTAGACACGGTAGACTCAAAATCTACTGTCCGCGAGGATGTAAGAGTTCAAGTCTCTTCGCCGGTAACGAACTATGGAAACGACTATATTAACGACCCTCTTGAAGGGTTGCGGCTGTTATCGCTGCTCAAATTTTGTATACAATCCATACTTTACAGAACAACATACCCCGTTGTACCAGGCATCGTTTGTCCCTGGATGAAGTTGTTTTAAGAAAATTGGAGAATCTTAAATATGAACAAGAATAACCTTATTGAGCGCAAACAATATATGCAAATACTCCGTGACCTTAAAGACCAACATATTATTAAGGTCATTACCGGTGTACGCCGTTGCGGTAAGTCAACGCTGTTGGAGATGTTTGCCGACGAACTCCTGCAAAGTGGAATAAAGCCTGAGCAAATTCAATTTCTTAATTTTGAAGACCCCGATATTTATACAATTGGGGATTGGAAAGCTGTTTATGACCATATTAAAGTTCAGCTTTTGCCTGATAAAATGAATTATGTTTTTTTAGATGAAGTTCAAAATATTGATGTTTTTCAACGCCTTGTGGATGGACTTTTTATCAAGAAAAATGTCGATTTATATATTACCGGCTCAAATGCCCATTTACTTTCAGGTGAGTTGGCTACATTACTTACCGGTCGGTATATTGAAACCAATATCTTACCTTTGCAACTCGCTGAAATATATGACTTCAAATCGAAACCGCCAAACTTATCAAAATTAGAAACTTTGGCGGCTTACTTGCAAGAAGGCGGTATTCCGGAATATTACAATCAGAAGCAAATCAGTCAAAAACAGGCTGATAAATTTGTAGAAAGCGTTTTGAACACCATTATTGAAAAAGACATTTTTCAGCGATTAGTAATTAAAGACAAACATAATTTCAACAAAATCATCGATTTTGTTTTTGATTCAGTAGGCTCCTTTGTTTCGCCACGCTCCATTTCAGATACTTTGCGTACCCATGGGACAATTATAGACAAGGAAGCCGTGGCAAGGTATTTAGATGCTATGTGTGATGCATTTTTAATATACAAAGTGCCTCGTTACGAGATAAAGGGAAAAGGACTTTTGCAAACCCTCAACAAATACTATCTTGTTGACCCTTGTTTTCGTAAAGTAAGACTCAAAAGGGAAATGTCAAAAGACCGCCCGCATTGGTTAGAAAATGCCGTATATTTTGAACTGATCAGACGTTATCGTGATGTTTTAATTGGTAAAACAGGTAACCTTGAAGTTGATTTTGTTGTTACCGACCACGAAGGCTACACTTCGTATTATCAAGTATCCTGGACTACCGAAAATCCCGAGACGCTCGAACGTGAACTTGCGCCACTCAATGCCATTAAGGATTCCAACCCAAAATATTTACTGACTACCGATATAGATTTTAATCCTGTATATAATGGTATTCGCAAATTAAATGTTACAGATTGGATGTTAGGAAATAAATAACTATTCTGCGGGAATGAAAGGTTGAAATTGTGGGTACACTGTCCCCACAATTTGCACATAATGATTTTTCGGCAATGAAACATTTTTTATGACTAAATATGACAAATTCCGACCCATAGGGATTGACTTAATTTCATATGTGATATACAATTATCAATAATGATTGATGCGGGGACTCCCTCAAAATCTACTGTCCGCGAGGATGTAAGAGTTCAAGTCTCTTCGCCGGTAACAAGCTGATTTTTTGTGAAATAAGGAATTACAAACTTCAAAGAGAGAATACTATAGGAAAGACCTGCGCATCAATCAAATCACTATGAGAAAGCGGATTTTCAGTCCGTGGGCTAAACCGGCCTTTTTTCGAAGGATGGGGTTCATGTGCAGATTTTATGCAACCCAATTATATCCGGATATCGCCTGGTCAATGATATGGTCAAAAATGATGGAACTTTTTTGTTCAAACAAAACCCTATCGTAACTTTCGGGGAGGTTTGTATCAAGAATGTCGGTAATTTCTTTCTTAATTCTTTCCCGGGGTTTCGGATCCTTGTACCAGTCAATAACAAAAAGTTCTTGCTGTTTTTCAACAAGGGTCTTATATAAAGTCTTGGCTGCCAATTTTACTATTTTTGTTTCTTCTTTTGATAATTTTTCTTTTTGAAGCAGGTCAAAAAGTTCCAGTTCTGCTTCGCTTAAGTCTTCTTTAATATGGCGTTCTTCCTCATCACGGAGCGATTCCATAAGTTTAATGATTTTTTCATAAAAGTCATCGTTCTGTGAACCCCCGGAATTATATTCATCTATGATTTTTCTGAAACGCTCGGCAAAATCAGTGCGGGTACAATTCCGTTTTAGCATTATCTCGATTTTCTTTGCGATATATTCCCGTAGATTGGTTATAGCCATATTTTTATATTGGGTATCATGCAATTTTTCCCGTAATTCGTCTGTATCAATTTTTGATAGGTCAATTTCCCTTCCTTTTTCATTTATTATGTATTCCGGCTCTCCTTCTGCGGCTATGACACATTGATCCAGTAGTTCGTTTATGCGCTCTTGGGCTTTTTCCAGTTTTTCAGGACGGATTTTACCTTCGATTATTCCCCGCAAGTATAGTATTATATTCTTCATTGAAGGATCATAATTCATTTTGAATATTTCAGGACGCAGGGATTCAAACAAATTTTCAACCGTATTAGCATATATTATAAATTCATTTTTTATCTCATCACTACTTACAATAATATTAGCATATTTTTCAAACAATGAAAGATTTGTAAACACGGCATTTGGCGTATCTTTACCCAGCAGCAACGATAAGTCCATATCTTTATCATGACAATAATCTGCGGTCATTTTGATGGTTTCATTTAGTTGGTCGAATAGTGTTTCTATATCCTTAACCGGGATATCATCTTCATCATCGGGGGAATATTCGGCAAGCGCATTCCGGAGATGTTTGAATACATCAAGGTAATCTACAATGATACCGTTATTTTTATCGGGGAAAACGCGGTTTGCCCTGGAGATGGTTTGCATAAGGGTATGGCTTTTCATAGGCTTATCAAGGTAGAGGGTTGAGACCGAAGGGGCATCAAACCCGGTAAGCCACATGGCGCATACAAATACCAATTGCAGGGGATGGTTAGGGTCTTTAAAATTGTCTTCTATATCAAAACCATTATCATCTGTTTTATCCATGCGCTGACGGTGTAACTGAATAGAAAGCCCTTCTTTGTTAAACTTATCTTCTTCACCGTCCTCTGCGCTTACTACCACGGCCATTTCGGCCTTACGCATATAATCAACTACCTGCTTTAACTCTTCTTTTCTTATCCGGCCTTCATTTGTGTATTCGTCTATTTCGCTGATTTCTTTATTGAGTTTTTTGATTTCTTCTTTCCAGTAGTAACTTACCTTATCATACATTTTTACTGCGGTAAATTTATCTACCGAAATAACCATGCCTTTACCCTTAAAACCACGCTGGGGGAAATGTTTTACAATATGGCAGGCTATGGCATCAAGACGGTCATCACGTTTAAGGACTTCAAGCTCTTTTGCATAATGATTTTCCAGTCTGATTTTTTCTTCATCGGTGAGGGTTTCTTCCTCCAGGATTTCAGCAAAATCTTCTGAAAGTGGTTCATGTAAAAGTTCAACCCCGGGAACACGTTTTATATAATAGAGGGGGACAGTAGCGTTATCCTGGATTGATTCTGAGAAGGTATAACGGCTTAAATAACCGGTCCCTTCGGTTTTGCCAAACCAACTGTTTGTTAAGTGTCTGCTGCCCAAAAGGGGAGTTCCGGTAAAGGCCATATACTGGGCATTGGGGAGGCCCCGGCGCATATTTTCAGCCAGGTCTTTATATTGTGTCCGATGGGCTTCATCCACAAAAACGAGAATATCGGAACGTTCTGAAAGAACAGGATATTGCTTTCCCTGGTCGTAACGGAATTTATGAATAAGGGTAAAGAGGATACCGGCATTTGTTTTCAAGGCTTCCCGCAGGGCAGTGCTGGAGGCCGGCTGAACCTTTTCTTTATCACCTATGACTTCGGTACGGAGGAAGTTTTTATAGATTTGAGTATCCAGGGCATCACGGTCTGTTACTATGAGGAACGTAAAATTTCCTTCGCATTTTCGCTTGATTTTACGGGTAATCATTACCATTGAGTAACTTTTACCGCTGCCCTGGGTATGCCAGAATACTCCTAATTTGCCGTCAAGTTTTTCGCGGTTAAGAAATGCCTTGTAGGCATTATTAACGCCATGATACTGATGATTTTTTGCAATGATTTTAATTTTGCGCCGGTCAAATAAAACAAAGTTTTCAATATAATCAATCAAGGTTTCAGGTTTGCATAAACCCCGGATAAAATATTCCAGGCTTATACAATCTTCTCTGATTTTTTTACGATCCGGTTTCTCGTCTTCGTTTTCTACTTTAAGCCATTCAAAAAAGTGTTCATAGCCTGACGAAAAACTCCCGAGGCGGGTCTCCATGCCATTAGAAAGAACGCAAATCTGGTTGTAATTAAACAGCCAGGGAATATCTTTATTGTAATCGATCAAGTTTTTATCGTAAGCGGTTTTAACATTGATATTTGAATTTTTAAGTTCAATGAAAACCAGGGGAAGGCCGTTGACAAATACTATGAGGTCAGGACGTCGCCAATGGAATTTTCCCTGTATCCACATTTGGGAAGCAACAATAAAGCTATTGTTTCTCAGATTGGTAAAATCAATAAGATTCAAAATGTTGGTGGTTTTTCTGCCGTCTTTCTGGTATTCAACGGTAACGCCGTTCCGCAGTTTTTGATAATTCTGGTAATTTGCAAGTACCGGATCGCCTGATTCAGGGGTAAGGGCAAGTTCAGCAGCTTTAGATTTTACCACCTCAAGGGGCAGATGGGGATTTATCGTGATAAGGCTTTCTAACAGGACTTGTGGTAAAACCACCTGCTTTTTATTTGAACGGCCGGAATTATCCGGCAAAGTATCGGCATCCCGGGTAAAACAATTGATAGCCGTATACTTATGCTCGGCCACTAGGAGTTTTAGGGCAGCTTGTTCTATCATGTCTTCGGTGATGATATTGGGCATCCAGTCTTTACACTCCAGTTGATTTATTATATCAAGGAGGTATAAGCTGTCAAGACAGAATATTTCCTACAAAAATGTATCTTTGTAAAAAATATCTCTTTACAAAGCTAATTATTCATGTTATATTCATTAATGGTACATTGTAATATGAAAGAGGCGCTGCCGGTTAATAAAGAAATCCTCAAATGGGCACGGGAAACCATCGGAATGGACATTGCCGAAGTTGCTCGCAGGGTAAAAAAACCGGCTGAGATCATTAAAGAATGGGAGGATGGCATTTCTTCACCCACCTATCCGATGCTCGAAAATCTGGCTTATAACGTGTATCGGCGGCCGGTGGCGGTGTTCTTTTTTCCGGCAGTTCCTGAAGAAAAAAATACCAATGCAGATTTCAGAACGCTGCCCGGAGAAGTCGTAGATACCATGCCACCCGGAATTATCAAAATCTACCGTAAAGCTAAAACTTACCAGCTTAATCTGGCTGAGTTATATGAAAATAGGAAACCTGTTGAAAAAAGTTTGCTTGATATTTTTAAAATGGATTCTCTAACGAATGTCGATCAGCTGGCGCAGGATATCCGGGCCTTCCTTGGTATTGACATGGTAAAGCTAGATGTATGTAAAACCGATGATGATGCCCTTAAATTGTGGCGTGATGCGCTTGCCCATAAGGGAATTTTTATTTTTAAAGATGCTTTTTTCAATAACGAATTTTCAGGGCTTTGTGTATATGATGCGGTCTATCCGGTGATTTTCCTTAATAATATTATGCCAAAAACAAGGCAGATTTTTACGATTTTCCATGAACTGGGACATCTCCTTCTTAACTCGGGCGGTATTGATGCTCCTTCTGAAAATTTCAACAGACGCCTTACCGGGGATTATTCCCGCATTGAACAAAAATGCAATAATTTTGCCGGCGAATTGATTTTCCCCAAAAGTTTTTTTGCCGCTTTAGGTGTTCCCTTTAGTGAAGATGCGGTAATAGAATTAGCCAACATTTACAAAGTAAGCAGGGAAGTAGTTCTGCGAAAATATCTTGATACCGGTCAGATTGACTTTTCTGCTTATACTGGGTTGACTGATAAATGGGCCTTTGAATATTTCAAGCGTAGAAAAAGTAAGCCCGGAGGGAATCCTTATTTAACCAAAAAGGCATATCTTGGAGAAACCTATATTACTCTTGCCTTTAGTCATTATTACGAAGGTAAGACTAGTATTGAAGGTTTGGCTGATTATTTTGGAATGGCAGTTAAAAACATTTCTACCTTTGAGGGTTATACCCTGGGGCAAGTATGATATATGTTTTTGACAACAATACTCTTGCAGGTATATTCAGGCATTATTTCCGCGCTTCTTTTCCAACGTTTTGGGAACGGTTTGATACAATGGTTTCCGATGGTACTATCTGTTCGGTTAGGGAGGTAAATAACGAACTAAAACGCATGGCTCGCGGGGATGAATTAGAAGCATGGGCTAAAACACACACAAATTTTTTCTGCCTGCCCACATCTGACGAACTGCGTTTTATAACTCAAATATACAGTGTCCCTCATTTTTTACAAAACCTTGGTGCAAAGAAATTATTCAATGGCGGAGCCTTTGCGGATCCATTTCTCATTGCAAAAGCATATATTAGCGGTGGTACGGTAGTAACCCAGGAAAAACTAAAACCCCATGGGGCAAAGATTCCGAATATTTGCAAACATTTTTCCATACCCTACACTGATCTGCAAGGATTCTTGCAGGCACAAAACTGGGTATTCAAGTAAATAGTTTTTATAATTCACACTTCAAGTTTACCGCTTAACAGGCGAGGAAGGAGGAGATCGCGCTGGCGATCCAAGTTTTGGGATTGAGTTTGCAATATACGTTTTTGGCTAATTAAAGCTCCGGCTTTTTCATAGAACACGTCCAAAATGTGGACCTCCGGCATAATGAGCTTGATTTTATTCAAATTTTCAATAGTTAAGGCACTTTGAGATGTTCCGATTGTCGAAGAAAATAATGCATTTTTACCAATATCAGAATTAAGCCAAAGAAAAATATATAAAGCGCTTTGCGGTGTTTTTCCGCTTTGTAACCATGTCAAATTTCCATCTTTGAAGTAAAACACACGATCATCAACGAGCCATGATATTCCAATTGTACCAACTGATGTTATAAGGATGTCATTTTTTGATGGTACACCAAATTTATTTTTCAGCTCATTATACTTATCTTCTAAAATATACAATGGTTCAGTTAGCGATTCACCATTTGCGGATTGTATGACTTCTTTTGAGCGATAGAAGGGGATGCCTTTGTCTACATAATCGGACAGGTAAATTCGTTTGCTGGAAGTAATATTTACAACTTCTCCCAATCGCTTAACTTCCCATCCCTTGGGGATACCGTCTTCAAACCGTGTTTTCTTATACCCTGGAAAACGAAATCGGACAAACCACTCTTTATACAATTCCTGGGTAGCTTTTTCCAAAAGTATTATGCAGCGACTATTGTTCTCTATAAGATCGTCATAGGCGGAGAGAATTTCGGCAATACGGTGTTGGGTGGGAAGAGGTGGAACGGAAATTTTCATATGATCAAAAGTAGCTCTAATTATTGTATCAAAGACGGCACCATTTGCAATTTGTTTAAAATATTTAAGTTGATGTTTTAAGGAATAATAAATATAATCATTTGAATAGTTTGATTTTGCTCGCAGCCCGTAATTCGATTGGTTAAAAGCCATTGGCAATCCTATTTGGGCAATTTCACCGACCGTTCCTCTTGCAGAAATAATGATATCCCCTTTTTCCAATAGATTTGTTGCACTGTTTTCCAACCCTTTATCTGTGATTGTTTTTTCCGACTTATAGACCCATCTTGAATCCCCTGAAAAATCATTAACAGAAAGCCAATAAATACCCCCATTCCAATAATCTGATACTTCGGTTTTTGGAGTTCCTCCATTAATAATATCTACAATTTCACTTACCCGTTTTACTTCCCACTTACTCATTTTCCACCCACCGTGACATATTTCTGATTTTTGCTGGTAGGCTTATCGGGGATAGTTCGCTCAAGTTTCCCGCTTTCAATAAGTGGATTTAATATTGCAGTTCTAAAATATTTCCTATCTTTAATATTTACCCGTCTCTGTATTTCGTCAGCACTTTTTGGAGTGTTGCAGAAAACCAATATACGCTCTTCCCTGCTTGCATCTTGATCACTACCTTGAGGGGTATCTTGGGGGGTAGCTTGGGGGGTAGCTTGGGGGGTAGCTTGAGGGGTAGCTTGAGGGGTACCATCGAAGAAAGGCACCGGTAAAATAAACCTGAAATAGGCGTTATCGTCCGTTATGACTGGGTTGTTGCCGCAATAGGCTTTGCAATATTTATAGATCTTGATGTTCCGTAAATCAATGCGTAAAATCTGCTCGTTCATTTACTGCCCACCAGTTCCTGCAAATTCACCCGTATCTTTTTTTCCAGCTTTTTTGCTTCATCATTAAGTTTGGAAAGTTCTTCATTTAAATTAAGCATTTCATTCTTGAATTCCGCTTCGGTCATTCCATCATCTTCGATAACTACACCGACATAACGGCCGGGATTAAGGGAATAATCCTGATCCTTTATGCCATCCTCACCTTTTATTTTTGCAGCTTTACAGAGGCCGATTACATCGGCATATTTACCCCTGGGGAAGCGTTCCGTGAGCCAATCAATATTTGACTGCCAATAAGCTTTTTCTTCTTTATCTTTTGCCTTTTCTTTAGCGGCCTTGTATTCATCAAGGAGGGCTTTATACTCATCGGTTTTTCCTTCGTAAAGGCGGGTAATGATTCCCAAATTCTTTATCTGTTCATCAGAAAATTTGCGATGAGCCCGGTCCACTTGGGTAAAAATATTACGGGCATCTATAAAAAGAATTTCATCTTTTTTATGTTTTGCCTTATCGAAAAACCAGAGGGTTGCGGGAAGGGTAACGCTGGAAAACATATTGGTAGGCAGGGTTACCATCTGGCTGATGACACCGGATTCTATCAATTTTATGCGGATATCCTTTTCGCTATGCCCCGCATCGGACGCAGAATTTGCCATAACCAGAGCCGCCCGGCCTTGATCGTTCAGGGAAGTGGCAAAGAGGTTTATCCAAAGGTAGTTGGCATTGGGGACTGTTTCCTTGGCGTCTTTTTTTTTCTGCTTTGTTTTATTCCGGGGAACACCGTAACTGTTAAAGCGGGGTTGGTTGATTACCTGATCCAGTTCTACCTCGTCAACGTTAAAAGGTGGATTTGCCATGACATAATCAAAAGCGCCAAGACTATTGTGGGGATCCCGGTAATAGGAATTTGCTTCTACAATTTCGCCTCGGACATTATTCAGAATCAGGTTCATTTTTGCCAGACGAACCGTGGCGGCTGTCTTTTCAACACCATAGGCGCGGAGATTTATATCCCTGCCCTTTTTCCGATGCCGGGTTATGTAATGGGCAGTCTGGACAAACATACCACCAGAACCACAGGCGGGGTCAAGGATTTTGCCTTCCGCGGGAGCAAGCACTTCTACCATATAGCGGACGACCGTTGATGGGGTAAAGAATTCGCCCCCTCCTTGGCCTTCGGCAAGGGCAAATTCGCCAAGAAAGTATTCGTAGATTTCACCGAATATATCCAGGCTTACATCGGTGGGAATATCCTTAAAAGCTTTGAGGAGTTTTGCCAATACTAGGGGGTCATCTTCACTGTTGACCCGATAGTATTCATCTTTGGGTAGGGTTCCGGCAAGCTCTACGGTATATTTTTCCAGTTTTATCATGGCGTTCTTAACTTTTTCGGCGAGGTTGGTATCTTCGCTCAGGTTAAGCAGGTAACTGTAACGGGCTTCATCGGGGAGATAATAACCGCATTTCTCTATGGCGATTTCATGGATGGGCCGCTCGGCCCGCTTACCTTTGTTTTTGTTGTATTCAGCCTGTATGTCCGCTTCATATTGGGTGTATTTACTTTCTGCAAAACGGAGGAAAATGAGGCCGAGTATGGGGGTAGCGTATTCGGTTGATTTTAGGCCGGAGTTGGCGCGGAGCTGGTCTGCGGTACTCCAGAGGGTGTCTTTCAGGTTTTTAAGCTGTTCGTTGGTCATTCAACCTTCCTTGCACTTCTTTCAAAAGCTGCTTCTGACCTTAAATATACTAATCGACTCGTCCAAATCCACCACGCCGCGCCCGGCGCTTTCTGCGAACTGGACCACCGAATTGGAATTATCCGACAGGGTGTTAAAATCCTGTTCACAGGCTGTAACCTTTTCCGCTACCCCAAGGCTTAATTCCGTAAGGGAACGGCACAGGTTTGACGCCGATGAGGCTTCAGTCTTCATAACTGCGGCGCCGTCTTTAACGTCCACAGTAATGGTGTTGATTATCTGGTTGGAGCGTACTATCTGTTCTGCTCCTATGCTTTGTTCACGGGTGGCATCGTGTAAACGGGTGGCAATCTTTTCAACATCATGGATCTTTTCAATGGTTTCCACAAAGGACTGCTCTACTTCGGTGGAAGCGGCGGCTATACCCCGGATCTTTTTCTGAATAGACAGGAGGGCCTCGCTGGAATTTTTTGACTGCTGGGAGGTGGCTTCTGCCAGTTTGCGGATTTCCTGGGCGACTACCGCAAAACCACGGCCCGCTTCTCCTGCGTGGGCCGCTTCTATGGCGGCGTTCATGGACAGGAGGTTTGTCTGGGTTGCTACATCGGAAATAACCTTGTTCATCTCCGCCAGGGATTGGGATTCTGTCTCAACCTGCTTAGTCGCTTCCGCTACTTCCGATAGCCGCTTTTTTTCTTCCGCCGAGGAGGCTACCAATTCTTCCACATTGGCGCTCATGGACAGGGCACTCTGTTCTACAGAACGAATGCTGGCGGCCATCTCTTCCATGGCCGAAGAAGCGGCGCTTATGGCATCACCCTGGCCGTTTATTTTTTCGTTGAGCCGTTCTATCTCGTTCATGATATTGAGAACCTTGGATTCGGATTCGCTGATGGATTGGTTCTCCCGGTTTATGTCCCCACGGATAGATTCTACCACTTCCCTGGCGCTGGAAATAGTTTCCCTGGTTATCCCCGCAGAGCTTGATAAATTATCCGCGATCTGCTGTATCGAAGTCGAAGAATCCTGTATTTTTTTTACCATGGAGCTGATACCCCCGGTAAAATTGTTGAAGCCCTGGGAAAGGCTTGATGCTTCTTTAGAGCTATAGTCCCCGGATTCAATGTTTAAATC from Treponema primitia ZAS-2 includes:
- a CDS encoding manganese efflux pump MntP family protein, yielding MLSVVLMGISLSMDACAVSISAGVSIPGLQKFHIFRASSFFGIFQFLMPIIGFYLGKSFVFYIVNFDHWIAFALLAFIGGKMIFETLSKRDKDQEEKTLEESHAEKKSGDIRDIKTLLILALATSIDALAVGISLSIMDQGIWLSAALIGGITFTICILGFDFGKRIGMIVAKGAQLAGGIILIGIGVKIVVEHLFL
- a CDS encoding ATP-binding protein; amino-acid sequence: MNKNNLIERKQYMQILRDLKDQHIIKVITGVRRCGKSTLLEMFADELLQSGIKPEQIQFLNFEDPDIYTIGDWKAVYDHIKVQLLPDKMNYVFLDEVQNIDVFQRLVDGLFIKKNVDLYITGSNAHLLSGELATLLTGRYIETNILPLQLAEIYDFKSKPPNLSKLETLAAYLQEGGIPEYYNQKQISQKQADKFVESVLNTIIEKDIFQRLVIKDKHNFNKIIDFVFDSVGSFVSPRSISDTLRTHGTIIDKEAVARYLDAMCDAFLIYKVPRYEIKGKGLLQTLNKYYLVDPCFRKVRLKREMSKDRPHWLENAVYFELIRRYRDVLIGKTGNLEVDFVVTDHEGYTSYYQVSWTTENPETLERELAPLNAIKDSNPKYLLTTDIDFNPVYNGIRKLNVTDWMLGNK
- a CDS encoding type I restriction endonuclease subunit R encodes the protein MPNIITEDMIEQAALKLLVAEHKYTAINCFTRDADTLPDNSGRSNKKQVVLPQVLLESLITINPHLPLEVVKSKAAELALTPESGDPVLANYQNYQKLRNGVTVEYQKDGRKTTNILNLIDFTNLRNNSFIVASQMWIQGKFHWRRPDLIVFVNGLPLVFIELKNSNINVKTAYDKNLIDYNKDIPWLFNYNQICVLSNGMETRLGSFSSGYEHFFEWLKVENEDEKPDRKKIREDCISLEYFIRGLCKPETLIDYIENFVLFDRRKIKIIAKNHQYHGVNNAYKAFLNREKLDGKLGVFWHTQGSGKSYSMVMITRKIKRKCEGNFTFLIVTDRDALDTQIYKNFLRTEVIGDKEKVQPASSTALREALKTNAGILFTLIHKFRYDQGKQYPVLSERSDILVFVDEAHRTQYKDLAENMRRGLPNAQYMAFTGTPLLGSRHLTNSWFGKTEGTGYLSRYTFSESIQDNATVPLYYIKRVPGVELLHEPLSEDFAEILEEETLTDEEKIRLENHYAKELEVLKRDDRLDAIACHIVKHFPQRGFKGKGMVISVDKFTAVKMYDKVSYYWKEEIKKLNKEISEIDEYTNEGRIRKEELKQVVDYMRKAEMAVVVSAEDGEEDKFNKEGLSIQLHRQRMDKTDDNGFDIEDNFKDPNHPLQLVFVCAMWLTGFDAPSVSTLYLDKPMKSHTLMQTISRANRVFPDKNNGIIVDYLDVFKHLRNALAEYSPDDEDDIPVKDIETLFDQLNETIKMTADYCHDKDMDLSLLLGKDTPNAVFTNLSLFEKYANIIVSSDEIKNEFIIYANTVENLFESLRPEIFKMNYDPSMKNIILYLRGIIEGKIRPEKLEKAQERINELLDQCVIAAEGEPEYIINEKGREIDLSKIDTDELREKLHDTQYKNMAITNLREYIAKKIEIMLKRNCTRTDFAERFRKIIDEYNSGGSQNDDFYEKIIKLMESLRDEEERHIKEDLSEAELELFDLLQKEKLSKEETKIVKLAAKTLYKTLVEKQQELFVIDWYKDPKPRERIKKEITDILDTNLPESYDRVLFEQKSSIIFDHIIDQAISGYNWVA
- a CDS encoding XRE family transcriptional regulator, translated to MKEALPVNKEILKWARETIGMDIAEVARRVKKPAEIIKEWEDGISSPTYPMLENLAYNVYRRPVAVFFFPAVPEEKNTNADFRTLPGEVVDTMPPGIIKIYRKAKTYQLNLAELYENRKPVEKSLLDIFKMDSLTNVDQLAQDIRAFLGIDMVKLDVCKTDDDALKLWRDALAHKGIFIFKDAFFNNEFSGLCVYDAVYPVIFLNNIMPKTRQIFTIFHELGHLLLNSGGIDAPSENFNRRLTGDYSRIEQKCNNFAGELIFPKSFFAALGVPFSEDAVIELANIYKVSREVVLRKYLDTGQIDFSAYTGLTDKWAFEYFKRRKSKPGGNPYLTKKAYLGETYITLAFSHYYEGKTSIEGLADYFGMAVKNISTFEGYTLGQV
- a CDS encoding PIN domain-containing protein is translated as MIYVFDNNTLAGIFRHYFRASFPTFWERFDTMVSDGTICSVREVNNELKRMARGDELEAWAKTHTNFFCLPTSDELRFITQIYSVPHFLQNLGAKKLFNGGAFADPFLIAKAYISGGTVVTQEKLKPHGAKIPNICKHFSIPYTDLQGFLQAQNWVFK
- a CDS encoding restriction endonuclease subunit S is translated as MSKWEVKRVSEIVDIINGGTPKTEVSDYWNGGIYWLSVNDFSGDSRWVYKSEKTITDKGLENSATNLLEKGDIIISARGTVGEIAQIGLPMAFNQSNYGLRAKSNYSNDYIYYSLKHQLKYFKQIANGAVFDTIIRATFDHMKISVPPLPTQHRIAEILSAYDDLIENNSRCIILLEKATQELYKEWFVRFRFPGYKKTRFEDGIPKGWEVKRLGEVVNITSSKRIYLSDYVDKGIPFYRSKEVIQSANGESLTEPLYILEDKYNELKNKFGVPSKNDILITSVGTIGISWLVDDRVFYFKDGNLTWLQSGKTPQSALYIFLWLNSDIGKNALFSSTIGTSQSALTIENLNKIKLIMPEVHILDVFYEKAGALISQKRILQTQSQNLDRQRDLLLPRLLSGKLEV
- a CDS encoding Fic family protein, whose product is MNEQILRIDLRNIKIYKYCKAYCGNNPVITDDNAYFRFILPVPFFDGTPQATPQATPQATPQATPQDTPQGSDQDASREERILVFCNTPKSADEIQRRVNIKDRKYFRTAILNPLIESGKLERTIPDKPTSKNQKYVTVGGK
- a CDS encoding class I SAM-dependent DNA methyltransferase → MTNEQLKNLKDTLWSTADQLRANSGLKSTEYATPILGLIFLRFAESKYTQYEADIQAEYNKNKGKRAERPIHEIAIEKCGYYLPDEARYSYLLNLSEDTNLAEKVKNAMIKLEKYTVELAGTLPKDEYYRVNSEDDPLVLAKLLKAFKDIPTDVSLDIFGEIYEYFLGEFALAEGQGGGEFFTPSTVVRYMVEVLAPAEGKILDPACGSGGMFVQTAHYITRHRKKGRDINLRAYGVEKTAATVRLAKMNLILNNVRGEIVEANSYYRDPHNSLGAFDYVMANPPFNVDEVELDQVINQPRFNSYGVPRNKTKQKKKDAKETVPNANYLWINLFATSLNDQGRAALVMANSASDAGHSEKDIRIKLIESGVISQMVTLPTNMFSSVTLPATLWFFDKAKHKKDEILFIDARNIFTQVDRAHRKFSDEQIKNLGIITRLYEGKTDEYKALLDEYKAAKEKAKDKEEKAYWQSNIDWLTERFPRGKYADVIGLCKAAKIKGEDGIKDQDYSLNPGRYVGVVIEDDGMTEAEFKNEMLNLNEELSKLNDEAKKLEKKIRVNLQELVGSK